Proteins co-encoded in one Alcanivorax sp. genomic window:
- a CDS encoding LysM domain-containing protein codes for MMKSVQRAFTVGLLLSVTGLASAAVMLKDGHPGKYYVKNGDTLWDISSRFLEEPWQWPEIWQINEEIGNPHLIYPGDEIRLSYVNGEPRLSVKRGVEETVMSNGVVKLSPRVREIANDEAIPVIPASAIAAYLKEGLVVSRQEIQEAPYIIGGRDRRVVFGEGDTVYVRDTRTQWEELERGYGVYRTGEQYVDPETNEVLGYEARQVGLGRVSNQEGEIVSLRLSDSTEDVRIDDRIFSTEDRRVRGVLYPSAPDTKIEAQVMRFFDRLNSVARNDVVVLNKGIRDGLKEGNVLDIFGKGEVVRDRQLGDNVELPSEKTGSLVVFRVFDKVSYGLIMESTRPIYMNDIAKSPAGSY; via the coding sequence ATGATGAAATCGGTCCAGCGCGCCTTTACCGTCGGGCTGCTGCTGTCAGTGACAGGCCTGGCCTCCGCTGCAGTGATGCTCAAAGATGGGCATCCCGGCAAGTATTATGTCAAGAATGGCGACACCCTGTGGGACATCAGCTCCCGTTTTCTGGAAGAGCCGTGGCAGTGGCCGGAAATCTGGCAAATCAATGAAGAAATTGGTAATCCGCACCTGATTTACCCCGGTGACGAGATTCGTCTTTCCTATGTGAATGGCGAGCCGCGTCTGTCCGTGAAGCGGGGTGTGGAAGAGACAGTGATGTCCAATGGGGTGGTCAAGCTGTCTCCGCGGGTGCGTGAAATCGCCAACGATGAGGCGATCCCGGTGATCCCGGCCAGCGCCATTGCCGCCTACCTGAAAGAAGGTCTGGTGGTGAGCCGCCAGGAAATCCAGGAAGCCCCCTACATTATCGGTGGCCGTGACCGTCGCGTGGTATTTGGCGAAGGTGACACGGTGTATGTCCGTGATACCCGCACCCAGTGGGAAGAGCTGGAACGGGGCTACGGGGTATACCGCACCGGTGAGCAGTATGTGGACCCTGAAACCAACGAAGTACTGGGCTATGAAGCCCGCCAGGTGGGCCTGGGCCGGGTGTCCAACCAGGAAGGCGAAATTGTCAGCCTGCGCCTGAGTGATTCCACGGAAGATGTTCGCATTGATGACCGTATCTTCTCCACCGAAGACCGTCGCGTGCGCGGGGTGCTGTATCCCAGTGCCCCGGATACCAAGATCGAAGCCCAGGTGATGCGCTTCTTTGATCGCCTCAACAGTGTGGCCCGCAACGATGTGGTGGTGCTCAACAAGGGTATCCGTGACGGCCTCAAGGAAGGCAACGTGCTGGATATCTTCGGCAAGGGTGAAGTGGTCCGCGATCGCCAGCTGGGCGACAACGTGGAGCTGCCTTCGGAAAAAACCGGCTCCCTTGTGGTGTTCCGGGTTTTCGACAAGGTCAGTTATGGCTTGATTATGGAGTCCACCCGGCCTATTTATATGAACGATATTGCCAAGAGTCCGGCGGGCAGCTACTGA
- the hemF gene encoding oxygen-dependent coproporphyrinogen oxidase: MSDVSLQAVKDYLLGLQDRICEQLAAEDGSADFREDSWEREQGGGGRSRVLENGAVIEKGGVNFSHVFGAQLPPSATAARPELAGRSFQAMGVSLVIHPKNPYVPTSHANVRFFVAEKEGEDPVWWFGGGFDLTPYYGFEEDVVSWHRTAKAACDPFGDDIYPEFKNWCDDYFHLKHRDEPRGVGGLFFDDLNRFDFDTSFALMRSIGDAYIEAYRPIIARRKDHDYGERERNFQLYRRGRYVEFNLVYDRGTIFGLQSGGRTESILMSLPPLVRWDYDWQPEPGSPESELYDKFLIKREWV, encoded by the coding sequence ATGTCAGACGTTTCACTGCAGGCGGTAAAAGACTACCTGCTGGGCCTGCAGGATCGTATCTGTGAACAACTGGCCGCAGAAGATGGCAGTGCCGACTTCCGCGAAGACAGCTGGGAGCGTGAACAGGGTGGCGGTGGGCGCAGCCGGGTGCTGGAAAACGGTGCCGTGATCGAAAAGGGCGGGGTGAACTTCTCCCATGTGTTTGGTGCCCAGCTGCCGCCGTCGGCCACCGCCGCCCGCCCTGAACTGGCCGGACGCAGTTTTCAGGCCATGGGCGTGTCCCTGGTGATTCACCCGAAGAATCCCTATGTGCCCACCAGCCATGCCAATGTGCGTTTCTTCGTGGCAGAAAAAGAAGGCGAAGACCCGGTGTGGTGGTTCGGCGGAGGCTTTGACCTGACCCCCTACTACGGTTTTGAAGAGGATGTGGTGAGCTGGCACCGCACCGCCAAGGCGGCCTGTGATCCCTTCGGTGATGACATCTATCCCGAGTTCAAGAACTGGTGCGATGACTACTTCCACCTCAAGCATCGCGATGAACCCCGTGGGGTCGGCGGGCTGTTCTTCGATGATCTCAACCGCTTTGACTTTGATACCAGCTTTGCGCTGATGCGCAGTATCGGTGATGCCTACATCGAGGCCTATCGGCCCATTATCGCCCGCCGCAAGGATCACGACTACGGTGAGCGCGAGCGCAATTTCCAGCTCTATCGCCGTGGCCGTTACGTGGAGTTCAATCTGGTTTACGACCGCGGCACCATTTTTGGCCTGCAATCCGGTGGGCGTACCGAATCCATCCTCATGTCCCTGCCGCCCCTGGTGCGCTGGGATTATGACTGGCAGCCGGAGCCGGGTAGCCCCGAGAGCGAGTTGTATGACAAGTTCCTGATCAAGCGGGAGTGGGTATGA
- the dprA gene encoding DNA-processing protein DprA, with product MDGQFKRLLLQALFSPSSAALGRALQHHRINADPVSNFLPMLPAGLKDRARMLDNTGNLTAYYEQLQEQGWRWIALGDKDYPELLSRISDPPGVLAVRGDATVLNAPSIAIVGARNASADGLDNSRRFSRQLAAAGFVVTSGLALGVDAAAHRGALTAGRTVAVLGSGPDRLYPPRNATLANQIADQGGALVSEFAPGSPPLPSQFPQRNRIISGLSLGTVVVEAAIRSGSLITARTALSQGREVFAIPGSIHNPLSKGCHHLLRDGATWLESMEDIFDAFGDFRRTVESCKLNGEGGRPALLQHLTSGINSLDMLHTRTGLPMSDLAGQLADLEMEGWVERVAGGYLKRSRTSRAS from the coding sequence ATGGACGGACAATTCAAACGCCTGTTGTTACAGGCGTTGTTTTCTCCCTCATCAGCGGCCCTGGGCCGCGCCTTGCAGCATCACCGGATCAACGCCGACCCGGTATCCAATTTTCTGCCCATGTTGCCGGCGGGGCTGAAAGACCGTGCCCGGATGCTGGATAACACCGGTAATCTCACCGCCTATTACGAGCAGCTGCAAGAGCAGGGCTGGCGCTGGATCGCCCTGGGCGACAAGGACTATCCGGAACTACTGTCACGCATCAGCGATCCGCCGGGGGTGTTGGCGGTGCGCGGGGACGCGACCGTACTGAATGCGCCTTCCATTGCCATCGTGGGGGCCCGCAATGCCTCCGCCGATGGCCTGGATAACAGCCGCCGCTTTTCCCGGCAGCTGGCGGCGGCCGGGTTTGTGGTCACCAGTGGTTTGGCGCTGGGGGTAGATGCCGCTGCCCACCGCGGTGCTCTAACAGCAGGGCGGACCGTGGCGGTACTGGGAAGCGGCCCGGACCGGTTATACCCGCCCCGCAATGCCACCCTGGCCAATCAGATTGCCGACCAGGGGGGCGCGCTGGTGTCCGAGTTTGCACCGGGTTCACCGCCGTTACCGTCCCAGTTCCCACAGCGTAACCGGATCATCAGCGGGCTCAGCCTGGGCACCGTGGTGGTGGAAGCCGCCATTCGCAGTGGCTCGCTGATCACTGCCCGTACCGCGCTGTCCCAGGGGCGCGAGGTGTTCGCGATTCCCGGCAGTATCCACAATCCGCTCAGCAAGGGCTGTCACCATCTGCTTCGGGACGGGGCCACCTGGCTGGAGTCCATGGAGGATATCTTCGATGCGTTCGGGGATTTCCGCCGCACCGTGGAAAGCTGCAAGCTGAATGGGGAAGGGGGCCGGCCCGCGCTGTTGCAGCACCTTACCAGCGGTATCAATTCCCTGGACATGCTGCACACCCGAACTGGCCTGCCCATGAGTGATCTGGCCGGCCAGCTGGCCGATCTGGAGATGGAGGGCTGGGTGGAGCGAGTGGCCGGTGGCTACCTGAAACGCAGCCGAACATCGCGGGCGTCGTGA
- a CDS encoding L-threonylcarbamoyladenylate synthase: protein MKQHLQSAAEIIQAGGVVAYPTESVYGLGCDPFNQQAVMRLLAIKQRPVEKGLILIGADLEQLLPYVQLTQAQQQQLAAGWPAPLTWLVPVTGAVPAWVRGSHPKVAIRVPDHPLARELCRRVGHPIISTSANLSGRPSARNTFQVARQLGEQLDFIVTGACDRASKPSTIIDLESGRTVRA from the coding sequence ATGAAACAGCATCTTCAATCTGCAGCAGAGATTATTCAGGCCGGCGGTGTGGTGGCCTATCCCACCGAGTCCGTTTACGGGCTGGGGTGTGATCCGTTCAATCAGCAGGCGGTCATGCGTCTGCTGGCCATCAAACAGCGCCCGGTGGAGAAGGGGCTGATCCTGATCGGGGCCGATCTTGAACAGCTGCTGCCCTATGTGCAGCTGACCCAGGCCCAGCAGCAACAGCTGGCCGCAGGCTGGCCGGCGCCGCTGACCTGGCTGGTGCCGGTCACCGGGGCGGTCCCCGCCTGGGTGCGCGGTAGCCATCCCAAGGTGGCTATCCGGGTGCCGGACCACCCACTGGCCCGGGAGCTCTGCCGCCGGGTAGGCCATCCGATCATTTCCACCAGTGCCAACCTGTCCGGCCGCCCTTCGGCCCGAAACACCTTTCAGGTCGCCCGTCAGCTGGGTGAGCAGCTCGATTTTATCGTGACCGGAGCCTGTGACCGGGCCAGCAAACCCTCTACCATTATCGATCTGGAAAGCGGGCGCACCGTGCGCGCCTGA
- the aroE gene encoding shikimate dehydrogenase has protein sequence MSALYCVFGNPVAHSRSPDIHHAFAKQKGDEVQYEKREAPLDDFAGALQAFHADGGLGANVTVPFKEQAFALCSAVTERANQAGAVNTLWWEGDQLNGDNTDGAGMVTDIRDNLGWQIQGKRVLVLGAGGAVRGVMGPLLAEKPTLVRVANRTAEKAEILARRFMDGSNSPVLGSGLEGLAGQFDVVINAISAGLHGEMPTLPDGLLADGAVAYDMVYGKEPTPFMRWAGEQGAHAVSDGLGMLVEQAAEAFEIWRGWRPDTAPVMAMLR, from the coding sequence ATGAGTGCCTTGTATTGTGTGTTCGGCAACCCGGTAGCGCATTCCCGCTCGCCGGATATCCATCACGCCTTTGCCAAACAGAAAGGCGATGAAGTCCAGTATGAAAAGCGCGAGGCGCCGCTGGACGATTTCGCCGGTGCCCTGCAGGCGTTTCACGCTGATGGGGGACTGGGTGCCAATGTGACCGTGCCCTTCAAGGAGCAGGCGTTTGCCCTTTGCAGCGCGGTCACCGAGCGGGCCAATCAGGCGGGGGCTGTGAATACCCTGTGGTGGGAAGGCGATCAGCTCAACGGAGACAATACCGACGGGGCCGGTATGGTCACTGACATTCGCGACAACCTTGGCTGGCAGATTCAGGGCAAACGGGTGTTGGTGCTGGGCGCCGGTGGCGCTGTGCGTGGTGTCATGGGGCCGCTGCTGGCGGAAAAACCGACCCTGGTGCGGGTGGCCAACCGCACCGCGGAAAAAGCCGAAATTCTTGCGCGCCGCTTCATGGATGGCAGCAATTCGCCGGTACTGGGCAGTGGGCTTGAGGGCCTGGCGGGCCAATTCGATGTGGTGATCAATGCCATCTCTGCCGGTTTGCATGGCGAGATGCCGACGCTGCCGGATGGCCTGCTGGCGGACGGTGCCGTGGCCTATGACATGGTCTATGGCAAGGAGCCCACGCCCTTCATGCGCTGGGCCGGGGAACAGGGTGCCCATGCGGTGTCGGATGGTCTGGGTATGCTGGTGGAGCAGGCGGCGGAAGCCTTTGAAATCTGGCGCGGCTGGCGACCGGATACGGCTCCGGTCATGGCCATGCTGAGGTAG